One Sediminicola sp. YIK13 DNA segment encodes these proteins:
- the nrfD gene encoding NrfD/PsrC family molybdoenzyme membrane anchor subunit — protein sequence MASHYEAPIRKPLVIGDKGYHDVTVDIAAPVEGKANKHWWIVFTIALLAFLWGIGCIIYTISTGIGTWGLNKTVGWAWDITNFVWWVGIGHAGTLISAVLLLFRQKWRMAINRSAEAMTIFSVIQAGLFPIIHMGRPWLAYWVLPIPNQFGSLWVNFNSPLLWDVFAISTYLSVSLVFWWTGLLPDFAMIRDRAVKPFQKKIYSLLSFGWTGRAKDWQRFEEVSLVLAGLATPLVLSVHTIVSFDFATSVIPGWHTTIFPPYFVAGAVFSGFAMVNTLLIIMRKVSNLEAYITIQHIELMNIVIMITGSIVGCAYITELFMAWYSGVEYEQYAFLNRATGPYAWAYWAMMTCNVFSPQFMWSKKLRTSIMFSFFISIVVNIGMWFERFVIIVTSLHRDYLPSSWTMFSPTFVDIGIFIGTIGFFFVLFLLYARTFPVIAQAEVKSILKSSGEKYKTLRDAGKPLYEINRIADIKEKIVEKKSLPEPDSKEKVSALLTSIGVFDSAVDTPDDLKQVKGIGPQMEATLNQIGVYTFSQVSRMTPKEYDLLDSITGSFPGRAQRDDWAGQAKILNNKK from the coding sequence ATGGCGTCGCATTACGAAGCACCTATTCGAAAACCCCTAGTAATTGGAGACAAAGGTTACCACGATGTAACCGTTGATATTGCAGCTCCGGTAGAAGGGAAAGCCAATAAACACTGGTGGATTGTTTTTACCATAGCTCTATTGGCATTCCTTTGGGGAATCGGTTGTATTATTTATACTATTTCTACAGGTATTGGTACTTGGGGATTGAACAAAACTGTGGGCTGGGCCTGGGATATTACCAACTTTGTTTGGTGGGTAGGTATCGGTCACGCAGGAACGTTGATTTCCGCTGTACTTTTATTGTTCAGACAAAAATGGAGAATGGCCATTAACCGTTCTGCGGAAGCCATGACTATCTTTTCTGTGATCCAGGCAGGATTGTTCCCAATTATCCACATGGGTAGACCATGGTTGGCCTATTGGGTATTGCCAATCCCAAACCAGTTTGGATCGCTATGGGTAAACTTTAACTCCCCGTTGCTTTGGGACGTGTTCGCAATCTCAACCTATCTATCGGTATCGTTGGTGTTCTGGTGGACGGGATTATTGCCAGATTTTGCGATGATACGTGACAGGGCAGTAAAGCCTTTCCAGAAGAAGATATACAGTTTGTTGAGTTTTGGTTGGACAGGTCGTGCAAAAGACTGGCAACGTTTTGAAGAAGTTTCCTTGGTCTTGGCCGGTTTGGCTACCCCACTGGTACTTTCTGTACATACCATTGTATCTTTTGACTTTGCTACCTCGGTAATTCCAGGATGGCATACCACCATATTTCCACCGTACTTTGTTGCCGGTGCAGTTTTCTCCGGTTTCGCCATGGTGAACACCTTGTTGATCATTATGAGAAAGGTGAGTAACTTGGAAGCATATATTACGATACAGCATATAGAATTGATGAACATTGTAATTATGATTACAGGTTCTATCGTAGGATGTGCATATATTACAGAGTTGTTCATGGCATGGTATTCCGGTGTGGAATATGAGCAGTATGCATTCTTGAACAGGGCAACTGGACCATACGCTTGGGCGTACTGGGCAATGATGACCTGTAACGTGTTCTCTCCGCAGTTTATGTGGTCTAAAAAGTTAAGAACAAGTATCATGTTCTCTTTCTTTATCTCTATTGTGGTGAACATAGGAATGTGGTTTGAGCGTTTTGTAATTATCGTTACCTCTTTGCACAGGGATTACCTTCCATCTTCATGGACCATGTTCTCCCCAACTTTTGTGGATATAGGGATATTTATAGGAACAATTGGTTTCTTCTTTGTACTTTTCTTATTGTACGCCAGAACCTTCCCTGTAATTGCTCAGGCAGAAGTTAAGTCGATCTTAAAATCTTCCGGTGAGAAATACAAGACCTTAAGAGATGCTGGTAAGCCATTATATGAAATCAATAGAATAGCTGACATAAAGGAAAAGATTGTAGAGAAAAAGTCGCTTCCTGAGCCAGATTCCAAAGAGAAGGTATCTGCCTTATTAACATCAATTGGTGTATTTGACAGTGCTGTTGATACTCCGGATGATCTGAAGCAGGTGAAAGGTATTGGTCCTCAAATGGAGGCTACCTTAAATCAAATAGGAGTATATACTTTTTCTCAGGTAAGTAGAATGACCCCAAAAGAATATGACTTGTTGGACTCAATAACTGGATCGTTTCCAGGTAGGGCACAAAGGGATGATTGGGCAGGACAGGCTAAGATTTTAAATAACAAGAAGTAA
- a CDS encoding DUF3341 domain-containing protein, protein MSSKVIHAFYNDDDVLMHAVKKVKAAKFHIEEVYCPFPVHGLDKAMGLAPTRLAIMSFMYGCIGLAVAITMMNYMMIQDWPQDIGGKPSFSYLENMPAFVPIMFELTVFFAAHLMVITFYMRSKLWPFKEAENPDVRTTDDHFLMEIEIHDNEAELKELLLSTGAVEINITEK, encoded by the coding sequence ATGTCATCTAAAGTTATACATGCATTTTATAATGACGACGACGTGTTGATGCACGCGGTCAAAAAAGTAAAGGCTGCCAAATTTCATATAGAAGAGGTCTATTGTCCTTTTCCTGTGCACGGTTTGGACAAAGCCATGGGGCTAGCCCCAACAAGACTAGCTATTATGTCCTTTATGTATGGATGTATTGGTTTGGCAGTAGCCATTACAATGATGAACTATATGATGATTCAAGATTGGCCTCAGGATATTGGTGGTAAACCAAGTTTTAGTTATTTGGAAAACATGCCGGCCTTTGTTCCAATTATGTTTGAGCTTACCGTATTTTTTGCAGCTCACTTAATGGTGATCACTTTTTATATGAGAAGTAAATTGTGGCCTTTCAAAGAAGCTGAAAATCCAGATGTAAGAACAACAGATGATCATTTCTTGATGGAAATAGAGATTCATGATAATGAAGCTGAATTAAAAGAATTGTTGCTGAGTACAGGGGCAGTGGAAATTAATATTACAGAAAAGTAG
- a CDS encoding c-type cytochrome codes for MSSFSKIVIVLGLVLSVASCSDKNSRNYQYMPNMYVPVGYETYEKVDFLPRQMEAQLPADNTIPRGWMPYEFENGPEGKDLAKLQASPLDSLQTEDNMKVGMELYNIYCAICHGEKGNGVGTLVEREKILGVPSYDDAARNISVGGTYHTIYYGLNSMGSYAGQLNHKERWQVAEYVMKLKQDLTK; via the coding sequence ATGAGCAGTTTTAGCAAAATAGTAATTGTTTTAGGATTGGTTTTATCAGTAGCATCTTGTTCTGATAAAAATAGCCGAAACTACCAGTACATGCCCAACATGTATGTTCCTGTTGGTTATGAGACCTATGAAAAGGTAGATTTTCTTCCACGTCAAATGGAGGCTCAGTTACCTGCGGACAATACCATCCCTAGAGGCTGGATGCCCTATGAGTTTGAGAATGGTCCCGAAGGTAAGGATTTGGCCAAGTTACAGGCTAGCCCATTGGATTCTCTTCAGACAGAGGACAATATGAAGGTTGGAATGGAATTGTACAATATTTACTGTGCTATTTGCCACGGTGAGAAAGGGAACGGTGTAGGTACTTTGGTAGAGCGTGAAAAGATATTGGGTGTCCCAAGTTATGACGATGCGGCACGTAACATTAGCGTTGGAGGTACTTATCATACCATTTATTATGGGTTAAACTCCATGGGGTCTTACGCAGGCCAACTTAATCATAAGGAGCGTTGGCAAGTAGCCGAGTACGTTATGAAACTGAAACAAGACTTAACAAAATAA